Proteins encoded together in one Janthinobacterium tructae window:
- the puuE gene encoding allantoinase PuuE, with protein sequence MNNYEHYPRDLIGYGRTPPHPQWPGKARIALQFVLNYEEGAENNVLHGDAASETFLSEMIGAAAFPARHLSMESIYEYGSRAGLWRLLRMFEERRLPLTVFGVSMALKRNPDAVAAFQQLGHEIACHGLRWISYQNMDEATERAHMREAVQIIRELTGSAPQGWYTGRDSPNTRKLVVEHGGFRYDADYYGDDLPFWEKVAYTDAAGMPAMQPQLIVPYTLDTNDMRFAAMQGFNSGTQFFDYLKDAFDVLYAEGDPNGLNQPKMLSVGLHCRLVGRPGRAAALARFLDYVQGHEQVWITRRIDIAEHWHANHPYGV encoded by the coding sequence ATGAACAATTACGAACATTATCCACGCGACTTGATCGGCTATGGCCGCACGCCACCCCATCCGCAATGGCCGGGCAAGGCCCGCATCGCCCTGCAATTCGTTCTCAATTACGAGGAGGGGGCGGAAAACAACGTGCTGCATGGCGATGCCGCCTCGGAAACGTTTTTATCCGAAATGATCGGTGCGGCCGCATTCCCTGCGCGCCACCTGAGCATGGAGTCGATTTATGAATACGGTTCGCGTGCCGGATTGTGGCGCTTGCTGCGCATGTTCGAGGAGCGGCGCCTGCCGCTGACCGTGTTTGGCGTCTCGATGGCCTTGAAGCGCAACCCGGATGCGGTAGCCGCCTTTCAGCAACTGGGACATGAAATCGCCTGTCATGGATTGCGCTGGATTTCCTATCAAAACATGGATGAAGCGACGGAACGCGCACATATGCGCGAGGCCGTGCAGATCATCCGCGAATTGACGGGTTCCGCCCCGCAAGGCTGGTATACCGGGCGCGATTCACCCAATACGCGCAAACTGGTGGTCGAGCATGGCGGTTTCCGCTATGACGCCGATTATTATGGCGATGACCTGCCTTTCTGGGAAAAGGTGGCGTACACGGATGCCGCCGGTATGCCTGCCATGCAGCCGCAGCTGATCGTGCCTTACACCCTGGATACGAACGACATGCGTTTTGCCGCCATGCAGGGTTTCAATTCGGGCACGCAGTTTTTCGATTATCTGAAGGATGCCTTCGATGTGCTGTATGCGGAAGGCGATCCGAACGGCTTGAACCAGCCGAAGATGTTGTCCGTGGGCTTGCATTGCCGCCTGGTGGGGCGGCCGGGGCGGGCTGCGGCGCTGGCGCGCTTCCTCGACTATGTGCAGGGCCATGAGCAGGTGTGGATCACGCGCCGCATCGATATTGCCGAGCACTGGCATGCGAACCACCCCTATGGTGTTTGA
- the guaD gene encoding guanine deaminase, whose product MPIVPATLQAYRASLLHFHADPAFTEEAHAWHADGLLIVAEGKVLAAGDYSALQATLPPGTHIVDYRGKLIVPGFIDTHLHFPQTEMIASPAPGLLPWLETYTFPTERAFEDPVHARNVAEFFLDELLRCGTTTAMVYGSVHPQSVDAFFGASEARGLRMVAGKVMMDRNCPEFLRDTAESGARESEELIRRWHKHGRSLYAITPRFVPTSTNEQMHLAGELARAYPDTYLQTHVSENEDECRWVRELHPQARSYLDVYDQYGMLRPRAMFGHCIWLDERDRARMAETSSAAAICPTSNLFLGSGLFDFERADAAKVLLSLATDVGGGTSFSMLQTMNEAYKVARLKGSYLPALRMFYLATLGAARAMQLEGTLGNFTAGTEADFIVLDKQSTPLLARRTAGCQSLEELLFAFALLGDDRAVAATYSGGQCVHVRGQG is encoded by the coding sequence ATGCCGATTGTTCCTGCCACATTGCAAGCTTATCGTGCCAGCTTGCTGCACTTCCACGCCGATCCCGCTTTCACCGAGGAGGCGCACGCCTGGCATGCGGATGGCTTGCTGATCGTGGCCGAAGGCAAGGTCTTGGCGGCAGGCGATTACTCTGCACTGCAGGCGACTTTGCCGCCTGGCACGCATATCGTCGATTACCGCGGCAAGCTGATCGTGCCCGGTTTTATCGACACGCATCTGCATTTCCCGCAGACGGAAATGATCGCTTCGCCAGCGCCCGGTTTGCTGCCGTGGCTGGAAACGTACACCTTCCCCACCGAGCGCGCATTTGAAGACCCTGTGCATGCGCGCAATGTCGCCGAGTTTTTCCTCGATGAACTGCTGCGCTGCGGCACCACCACGGCCATGGTGTATGGCAGTGTGCATCCGCAATCGGTCGATGCCTTCTTTGGTGCCAGCGAGGCGCGCGGCTTGCGCATGGTGGCGGGCAAGGTCATGATGGACCGCAACTGTCCCGAGTTCCTTCGCGACACGGCCGAGTCGGGCGCACGCGAAAGCGAAGAGTTGATCCGGCGCTGGCACAAGCATGGCCGCTCGCTGTATGCGATCACGCCCCGCTTCGTGCCGACGTCCACGAATGAACAGATGCACCTGGCGGGCGAACTGGCGCGCGCCTATCCGGATACGTATCTGCAGACCCACGTGTCGGAAAACGAGGATGAATGCCGCTGGGTGCGTGAACTGCACCCGCAGGCGCGCAGCTACCTCGATGTGTATGACCAGTACGGCATGCTGCGCCCGCGCGCCATGTTCGGCCATTGCATCTGGCTCGACGAGCGCGACCGCGCGCGCATGGCGGAAACGTCCTCGGCGGCCGCCATTTGTCCCACCTCCAACTTGTTCCTCGGCAGCGGCCTTTTCGATTTCGAGCGAGCCGATGCGGCGAAAGTGCTGCTGTCGCTGGCCACCGACGTGGGCGGCGGCACCTCGTTCTCGATGTTGCAAACCATGAACGAAGCCTATAAAGTAGCACGCTTGAAAGGCAGCTATCTGCCCGCCTTGCGCATGTTTTACCTGGCGACCCTGGGTGCTGCACGGGCCATGCAACTGGAAGGTACCCTGGGCAATTTCACGGCAGGCACGGAAGCGGACTTCATCGTGCTCGACAAGCAATCGACGCCGCTGCTGGCGCGTCGCACGGCTGGCTGTCAAAGCCTGGAGGAATTGTTGTTTGCCTTCGCGCTGCTGGGCGACGACCGTGCCGTGGCCGCCACCTATTCAGGCGGGCAATGCGTGCATGTGCGGGGGCAGGGCTGA
- the xdhB gene encoding xanthine dehydrogenase molybdopterin binding subunit — MNHPVTPELQAATWAAVGKPSPHESAQLHVLGQATYTDDIAELQGTLHAALGLSQKPHARITAMDLSAVRGSQGVVAVYTAQDIPGTNDCGPIIHDDPILTAELVQYVGQPIFIVVADTHDHARRAARLAQVSYEELPAIMTPQAAKAAQSYVLPPMQLTRGNYQAAFETAPHVVKGQLYVGGQEQFYLEGQISYAIPKEAQGMLVLCSTQHPSEMQHVVAHALGVHSHNITVECRRMGGGFGGKESQSALWAAAASIAAAKLKRPVKLRADRDDDMLVTGKRHCFYYEYEVGYDDDGKILAAKVDMTTRAGYSADLSGPVATRAVCHFDNTYYLSDVDIRAACGKTNTQSNTAFRGFGGPQGAIAIEYVIDEIARHLQRDALDIRLLNFYGRNDVEGRNVTPYGQTIVDNVIHELVAELEVSSDYRTRRRAIDAYNEASPILKKGLAFTPLKFGIAFNVTHLNQAGALVHVYVDGSVLVNHGGTEMGQGINTKVMQVVAHELGLDLERVRATATDTSKVANTSATAASTGADLNGKAAQDAARQIRERLADYAVKLYGGEAACVRFFDNHIHVNGHVVPFAELVQKAYLARVQLWSDGFYATPGLSWDAKTMTGHPFSYYAYGAAVAEVVVDTLTGEWKLLRADALYDAGESLNPAIDLGQVEGAFIQGMGWLTTEQLWWNAAGKLMTHAPSTYKIPGISDCPEDFRVKLFQNRNVEDSIHRSKAVGEPPLLLPFSVFFAIRDAISSVGHHAVQPPLNAPATSEEILKAVMAVQAAGVAA, encoded by the coding sequence ATGAACCATCCTGTCACGCCCGAATTGCAAGCGGCCACCTGGGCCGCCGTGGGCAAGCCCAGCCCGCATGAATCGGCGCAATTGCATGTGCTGGGGCAAGCGACGTACACGGACGATATCGCCGAACTGCAAGGTACCTTGCACGCGGCACTGGGCCTGTCGCAAAAGCCGCATGCGCGCATCACGGCCATGGATTTGTCGGCCGTGCGCGGCTCGCAGGGGGTCGTCGCTGTCTACACGGCGCAGGACATTCCCGGTACCAATGATTGCGGCCCCATCATCCATGACGATCCCATCCTGACTGCGGAGCTGGTGCAATACGTGGGCCAGCCCATCTTCATCGTGGTGGCCGATACACACGACCATGCGCGCCGCGCCGCCCGCCTGGCGCAAGTGTCGTACGAGGAATTGCCCGCGATCATGACGCCGCAGGCGGCCAAGGCCGCGCAATCGTATGTGCTGCCGCCCATGCAGCTGACGCGCGGCAACTACCAGGCAGCGTTCGAGACGGCGCCGCATGTGGTCAAGGGCCAGCTGTACGTGGGCGGGCAGGAACAGTTTTACCTGGAAGGGCAGATTTCCTACGCCATCCCGAAGGAAGCGCAGGGCATGCTGGTGCTGTGTTCGACCCAGCACCCGAGCGAGATGCAGCACGTGGTGGCGCATGCGCTGGGCGTGCATTCGCACAACATTACGGTCGAATGCCGGCGCATGGGCGGCGGTTTCGGCGGCAAGGAGTCGCAGTCGGCCCTGTGGGCGGCGGCCGCATCGATTGCGGCGGCCAAACTGAAGCGTCCCGTCAAATTGCGCGCCGACCGCGACGACGATATGCTGGTGACGGGCAAGCGCCACTGTTTTTATTATGAATACGAAGTGGGCTACGACGACGATGGCAAGATCCTTGCCGCCAAGGTCGACATGACCACGCGCGCCGGCTATTCGGCGGACTTGTCCGGCCCCGTCGCCACGCGCGCCGTCTGCCACTTCGACAATACCTATTATTTGTCCGACGTGGATATCCGCGCCGCCTGCGGCAAGACGAATACGCAGTCGAACACGGCTTTCCGGGGCTTCGGCGGACCGCAGGGCGCCATCGCCATCGAGTACGTGATCGATGAAATCGCCCGCCATTTACAACGCGATGCGCTCGATATTCGCCTGCTCAATTTCTACGGCCGCAACGATGTGGAAGGACGTAATGTCACGCCGTACGGGCAGACCATCGTCGACAACGTGATCCATGAACTGGTTGCCGAACTCGAAGTGAGCAGCGATTACCGCACGCGCCGCCGCGCCATCGATGCCTACAACGAGGCCAGCCCCATCCTGAAGAAGGGCCTGGCATTCACGCCCCTGAAATTCGGTATCGCCTTCAACGTCACGCATCTGAACCAGGCCGGTGCGCTGGTCCACGTGTACGTCGATGGCTCCGTGCTGGTCAACCATGGTGGCACGGAAATGGGGCAGGGCATCAATACCAAGGTCATGCAGGTGGTGGCGCACGAGCTGGGCCTGGACCTGGAGCGCGTGCGCGCCACGGCCACCGACACCAGCAAGGTGGCGAACACGTCGGCCACGGCGGCATCCACCGGCGCCGACCTGAACGGCAAGGCGGCGCAGGATGCGGCGCGCCAGATCCGTGAACGCCTGGCCGATTACGCGGTCAAACTGTATGGCGGTGAGGCGGCTTGCGTGCGCTTCTTCGATAACCATATCCACGTCAACGGCCATGTCGTGCCGTTTGCCGAGCTGGTGCAGAAGGCTTACCTGGCCCGCGTACAACTGTGGTCGGATGGTTTTTATGCCACGCCGGGCCTGTCGTGGGATGCAAAGACGATGACGGGCCATCCGTTTTCGTATTACGCATATGGCGCGGCCGTGGCTGAAGTGGTGGTCGATACCCTGACGGGGGAATGGAAACTGCTGCGCGCGGACGCCTTGTACGATGCGGGTGAGTCATTGAATCCGGCGATTGATCTGGGTCAGGTGGAAGGGGCATTTATTCAGGGCATGGGTTGGCTGACGACAGAACAGCTATGGTGGAATGCGGCGGGCAAGCTGATGACGCACGCGCCATCGACATACAAGATTCCCGGCATTTCCGATTGCCCGGAAGATTTTCGCGTCAAGCTGTTCCAGAACCGCAACGTGGAAGACAGCATCCACCGTTCCAAAGCCGTGGGCGAGCCGCCGCTGCTGCTGCCGTTTTCTGTGTTCTTTGCCATCCGCGACGCCATTTCCAGCGTGGGCCATCACGCCGTGCAACCACCGCTCAATGCCCCCGCCACCAGCGAGGAAATCCTCAAGGCGGTCATGGCCGTGCAAGCGGCCGGCGTGGCCGCTTAA
- the xdhA gene encoding xanthine dehydrogenase small subunit, whose translation MSEPIRFYYRGAVQEVRNAAPTQTVLQHLREDLHCTGTKEGCAEGDCGACTVVIGSLVDGQVEMKAVNACIQLTPTLDGKALFTVEDLQQPDGALHPVQQAMVECHGSQCGFCTPGFVMSLWGMYLQKNGETPTRCEIDDTLSGNLCRCTGYRPIIDAARRMGELPHVAFDRDALVQQLQGLQRASLSTYEHGGQHFHAPRSIDELVALRTAKPQACLLAGSTDVGLWVTKQLRDLGDIIYLGNVAALKTIAIVDGKLQIGAGASLNDAYAALCEHYPQELSELWQRFASLPIRNAGTLGGNVANGSPIGDSMPWLIALGSEIVLRGLAGQRIMPLENFYQGYQKKDLQPGEFVEAVRVPLSRANVHFRTYKLAKRFDQDISAVCAAFAFQLDGEHIIDARIAFGGMAATPQRAAQTEAFLRGQAWTEDNLVIAMRLLADDYAPLSDMRASNTYRMTTAQNLLRRFWLETRFGAPLLRTAINAYACRA comes from the coding sequence ATGTCAGAACCGATCCGCTTTTATTATCGTGGTGCCGTACAGGAAGTACGCAACGCCGCCCCTACGCAGACTGTGTTGCAGCACCTGCGCGAGGACTTGCATTGCACGGGCACCAAGGAGGGCTGCGCGGAAGGCGATTGCGGCGCTTGCACGGTGGTCATCGGCAGCCTGGTGGATGGCCAGGTCGAGATGAAGGCCGTCAACGCCTGCATCCAGCTCACGCCCACCCTCGACGGCAAGGCCCTGTTTACCGTGGAAGACTTGCAGCAGCCCGATGGCGCCTTGCACCCGGTGCAGCAGGCGATGGTCGAATGCCACGGTTCCCAATGCGGCTTTTGCACGCCCGGCTTTGTCATGTCGCTGTGGGGCATGTATCTGCAGAAAAACGGTGAGACGCCCACGCGCTGCGAAATCGACGATACGCTGTCGGGCAATCTGTGCCGCTGCACGGGTTACCGGCCCATCATCGATGCGGCCAGGCGCATGGGCGAACTGCCGCATGTCGCATTCGACCGCGATGCCCTGGTGCAGCAATTGCAGGGGTTGCAGCGCGCTAGCCTGAGCACTTATGAGCACGGCGGCCAGCACTTCCACGCGCCGCGCAGCATCGATGAACTGGTGGCGCTGCGCACGGCAAAGCCGCAAGCGTGCCTGCTGGCCGGTTCCACCGATGTGGGCCTGTGGGTCACCAAGCAATTGCGCGACCTGGGCGACATCATTTATCTGGGTAACGTTGCCGCGCTGAAAACCATCGCCATCGTTGACGGCAAGCTGCAGATTGGCGCCGGCGCCAGCCTGAACGATGCCTATGCGGCGCTGTGCGAGCATTATCCGCAAGAGTTGTCGGAATTGTGGCAGCGCTTTGCTTCCTTGCCGATCCGCAATGCCGGCACCCTGGGCGGCAATGTGGCCAATGGTTCGCCCATCGGCGACTCGATGCCGTGGCTGATTGCGCTGGGCAGCGAGATCGTGCTGCGCGGACTTGCCGGCCAGCGCATCATGCCGTTGGAAAATTTCTATCAAGGTTACCAAAAGAAAGATCTGCAGCCCGGTGAATTCGTCGAAGCTGTGCGCGTGCCCTTGTCGCGTGCCAATGTGCATTTTCGCACGTATAAACTGGCGAAACGCTTTGACCAGGATATCTCGGCCGTGTGCGCCGCGTTTGCCTTCCAGCTCGACGGCGAGCACATCATTGATGCGCGCATCGCCTTTGGCGGCATGGCGGCCACGCCGCAACGCGCCGCGCAAACGGAAGCGTTTCTGCGCGGACAAGCGTGGACGGAAGATAACCTCGTTATCGCCATGCGCTTGCTGGCCGACGACTACGCACCGCTGTCCGACATGCGCGCCTCGAATACCTATCGCATGACGACGGCGCAAAACCTGCTGCGCCGCTTCTGGCTGGAAACACGCTTCGGTGCGCCTTTGCTGCGCACTGCCATCAACGCCTACGCTTGCCGCGCTTGA
- the xdhC gene encoding xanthine dehydrogenase accessory protein XdhC produces MSDWLTVMDDDTQASVLVTVALVEGSGPREAGAKMRVTLDGQMDTIGGGHLELRAVEIAKSMLATGDTHARLERFALGPSLGQCCGGVVHLAFEYVDASLKTLLAALRERRQHDSWRLAALDGESASALFDAAGSLIAGTPGQAPDTFSRERATHVAQGSEGRRWLVDPCLAPRAHLTLFGAGHVGAAIVRALADLPCTITWVDEREDMFSAALPAGLPDNVRIAATDTPEEFVAMAPPGGSFLVMTHSHALDQRLTQAIMEREDAGWFGLIGSHTKRKQFEHRLQARGVPDERIAAMVCPIGMPGIHNKAPAVIAASVACQLLMVWEEAASAALAAPLRLASASAPPRRPTRVAIHPL; encoded by the coding sequence ATGAGCGACTGGCTGACAGTGATGGACGATGACACGCAGGCATCCGTGCTGGTGACGGTCGCTCTGGTGGAAGGTTCCGGACCGCGCGAAGCGGGCGCGAAGATGCGCGTCACCCTCGATGGTCAAATGGATACCATCGGCGGCGGCCACCTGGAACTGCGCGCCGTGGAAATCGCCAAGAGCATGCTGGCCACGGGTGACACGCATGCGCGGCTCGAGCGTTTTGCGCTCGGTCCCAGCCTCGGGCAATGCTGCGGCGGCGTCGTCCATCTGGCTTTTGAATATGTCGATGCCAGCCTGAAAACATTGCTGGCCGCTTTGCGCGAGCGCCGCCAGCACGATAGTTGGCGTCTGGCGGCACTCGATGGTGAGAGCGCGTCGGCCCTGTTCGATGCGGCCGGTAGCTTGATCGCTGGCACGCCGGGCCAGGCGCCCGACACGTTTTCACGCGAACGCGCAACCCATGTTGCGCAGGGGAGTGAAGGGCGGCGCTGGCTGGTCGACCCTTGCCTGGCGCCGCGCGCCCATCTGACCTTGTTTGGTGCCGGCCACGTGGGCGCCGCCATCGTGCGCGCGCTGGCCGATTTGCCCTGCACTATCACCTGGGTCGATGAACGCGAAGACATGTTTTCCGCTGCATTGCCTGCGGGATTGCCAGATAACGTGCGCATCGCTGCCACCGATACGCCCGAGGAATTTGTCGCCATGGCGCCGCCCGGCGGCAGTTTTCTCGTCATGACGCACAGCCATGCGCTCGATCAACGCTTGACGCAAGCCATCATGGAGCGCGAGGATGCGGGCTGGTTTGGCTTGATCGGTTCGCACACGAAACGCAAGCAGTTCGAGCACCGCCTGCAGGCGCGCGGCGTTCCGGACGAGCGCATTGCCGCCATGGTGTGCCCGATCGGCATGCCAGGTATCCACAACAAGGCGCCGGCCGTGATCGCCGCTTCCGTTGCCTGTCAATTACTCATGGTGTGGGAAGAAGCCGCCAGCGCGGCCCTGGCCGCACCGCTGCGGCTGGCCTCTGCCAGCGCGCCTCCGCGTCGCCCGACACGCGTCGCCATTCATCCGTTATAG